One genomic segment of Oncorhynchus nerka isolate Pitt River linkage group LG16, Oner_Uvic_2.0, whole genome shotgun sequence includes these proteins:
- the phf10 gene encoding PHD finger protein 10 isoform X5 yields the protein MRKLPWGRNPRVVVILHGQTATNNDKNFHDDIEEVSNDGSQAPKRRRMGSGDSSRSFDTSSQELGPTYFSAENLTEYRWPSDGSGEYYMLQEQVSEYLGVTSFKRKYPGLTALRSDEVIDLMIKEYPGKHAEYSVILQERERQRIAKEYSKMQQQNPQKVEASKVPEYIKKAAKKAAEFNSNFNRERMEERRAYFDLQTHIIQVPQGRYKVLPPERTKTGPYPVALIPGQFQDYYKRYSPNELRYLPLNTALFEPPLDPELPALDSDGDSDDADENKGEEGKKNSDSSSGNTSDGDSQDSGVQSKGKAKDRTATPAKDATPRLNQHKSVPGYKPKVIPNAICGICQKGKESNKKGKPEALIHCSQCKNSGHPSCLDMSEELVGLIKTYPWQCMECKTCTVCEQPHHEEEMMFCDKCDRGFHTFCVGLDSIPLGCWVCECCIKEFSTPKKKGGIKTPKKI from the exons ATGCGCAAGCTTCCGTGGGGAAGAAATCCGCGAGTTGTTGTAATTCTGCATGGCCAGACagctaccaacaatgacaagaactTTCAC GATGACATTGAGGAAGTTTCCAATGATGGCAGTCAAGCTCCAAAAAGGCGGCGCATGGGTTCAGGCGACAGTTCCAGAAGTTTCGACACCTCCAGTCAGGAACTTGG GCCCACATACTTCTCAGCAGAAAATCTGACTGAGTACAGGTGGCCCTCAGATGGCAGTGGGGAGTACTATATGTTGCAAGAACAAGTCAGTGAATATCTGGGAGTGACTTCATTCAAGCGAAAATATCCAG GTTTGACTGCTTTACGAAGTGATGAAGTCATTGATTTAATGATCAAGGAGTACCCGGGCAAACATGCTGAGTATTCTGTCATTCTCCAAGAGAGGGAGCGTCAGAGGATAGCAAAAGAGTACTCT AAAATGCAGCAACAAAACCCTCAGAAGGTTGAAGCCAGTAAAGTGCCAGAGTACATAAAGAAAGCTGCCAAGAAAGCTGCAGAGTTCAACAGTAACTTCAACCGGGaaaggatggaagagagaagggcATATTTTGACCTTCAGACACAT ATTATCCAAGTACCCCAAGGGAGGTATAAAGTTCTTCCTCCAGAGAGAACCAAGACTGGACCCTATCCAGTGGCCCTCATCCCTGGGCAGTTCCAGGACTATTACAAAAG GTACTCTCCCAATGAGCTGCGCTACTTGCCCCTGAACACAGCCCTGTTCGAGCCCCCCCTTGACCCGGAGCTGCCTGCCCTGGACAGCGATGGGGACTCGGATGATGCAGATGAAAACAAGGGAGAAGAGGGCAAGAAAAATTCA GACAGCTCATCTGGAAACACCTCAGATGGGGACAGTCAGGACAGTGGAGTGCAGTCAAAGGGCAAGGCCAAGGACAGGACTGCCACCCCGGCTAAAGATGCCACCCCACGCCTCAACCAACACAAATCTGTCCCTGGGTACAAG CCTAAGGTCATACCCAATGCTATTTGTGGCATTTGTCAGAAGGGTAAGGAGTCCAACAAGAAAGGAAAGCCAGAAGCTCTCATTCACTGCTCACAGTGTAAGAACAGTG gtcACCCATCGTGCCTGGATATGAGTGAGGAGCTGGTGGGCCTGATTAAGACCTACCCGTGGCAGTGTATGGAGTGTAAGACGTGCACGGTGTGTGAGCAGCCCCAccacgaggaggagatgatgTTCTGTGACAAGTGTGACCGGGGCTTCCACACCTTCTGCGTGGGCCTAGACTCCATCCCTCTAG GTTGCTGGGTTTGTGAGTGTTGCATCAAGGAGTTCTCAACGCCCAAGAAAAAAGGAGGAATAAAAACAcccaaaaaaatctaa
- the phf10 gene encoding PHD finger protein 10 isoform X2: MATVLPPRPCDSNPATPGAQSIKDDIEEVSNDGSQAPKRRRMGSGDSSRSFDTSSQELGPTYFSAENLTEYRWPSDGSGEYYMLQEQVSEYLGVTSFKRKYPDLERRDLSHKEKLYLREQNVITETQCTLGLTALRSDEVIDLMIKEYPGKHAEYSVILQERERQRIAKEYSKMQQQNPQKVEASKVPEYIKKAAKKAAEFNSNFNRERMEERRAYFDLQTHIIQVPQGRYKVLPPERTKTGPYPVALIPGQFQDYYKRYSPNELRYLPLNTALFEPPLDPELPALDSDGDSDDADENKGEEGKKNSDSSSGNTSDGDSQDSGVQSKGKAKDRTATPAKDATPRLNQHKSVPGYKPKVIPNAICGICQKGKESNKKGKPEALIHCSQCKNSGHPSCLDMSEELVGLIKTYPWQCMECKTCTVCEQPHHEEEMMFCDKCDRGFHTFCVGLDSIPLGCWVCECCIKEFSTPKKKGGIKTPKKI, translated from the exons ATGGCTACAGTTCTCCCACCCAGACCTTGCGATAGCAACCCTGCAACACCGGGAGCCCAGTCTATAAAG GATGACATTGAGGAAGTTTCCAATGATGGCAGTCAAGCTCCAAAAAGGCGGCGCATGGGTTCAGGCGACAGTTCCAGAAGTTTCGACACCTCCAGTCAGGAACTTGG GCCCACATACTTCTCAGCAGAAAATCTGACTGAGTACAGGTGGCCCTCAGATGGCAGTGGGGAGTACTATATGTTGCAAGAACAAGTCAGTGAATATCTGGGAGTGACTTCATTCAAGCGAAAATATCCAG aTTTGGAAAGGAGAGACCTCTCCCACAAGGAGAAGCTATATCTGAGGGAGCAAAATGTCATCACCGAGACACAGTGCACCTTGG GTTTGACTGCTTTACGAAGTGATGAAGTCATTGATTTAATGATCAAGGAGTACCCGGGCAAACATGCTGAGTATTCTGTCATTCTCCAAGAGAGGGAGCGTCAGAGGATAGCAAAAGAGTACTCT AAAATGCAGCAACAAAACCCTCAGAAGGTTGAAGCCAGTAAAGTGCCAGAGTACATAAAGAAAGCTGCCAAGAAAGCTGCAGAGTTCAACAGTAACTTCAACCGGGaaaggatggaagagagaagggcATATTTTGACCTTCAGACACAT ATTATCCAAGTACCCCAAGGGAGGTATAAAGTTCTTCCTCCAGAGAGAACCAAGACTGGACCCTATCCAGTGGCCCTCATCCCTGGGCAGTTCCAGGACTATTACAAAAG GTACTCTCCCAATGAGCTGCGCTACTTGCCCCTGAACACAGCCCTGTTCGAGCCCCCCCTTGACCCGGAGCTGCCTGCCCTGGACAGCGATGGGGACTCGGATGATGCAGATGAAAACAAGGGAGAAGAGGGCAAGAAAAATTCA GACAGCTCATCTGGAAACACCTCAGATGGGGACAGTCAGGACAGTGGAGTGCAGTCAAAGGGCAAGGCCAAGGACAGGACTGCCACCCCGGCTAAAGATGCCACCCCACGCCTCAACCAACACAAATCTGTCCCTGGGTACAAG CCTAAGGTCATACCCAATGCTATTTGTGGCATTTGTCAGAAGGGTAAGGAGTCCAACAAGAAAGGAAAGCCAGAAGCTCTCATTCACTGCTCACAGTGTAAGAACAGTG gtcACCCATCGTGCCTGGATATGAGTGAGGAGCTGGTGGGCCTGATTAAGACCTACCCGTGGCAGTGTATGGAGTGTAAGACGTGCACGGTGTGTGAGCAGCCCCAccacgaggaggagatgatgTTCTGTGACAAGTGTGACCGGGGCTTCCACACCTTCTGCGTGGGCCTAGACTCCATCCCTCTAG GTTGCTGGGTTTGTGAGTGTTGCATCAAGGAGTTCTCAACGCCCAAGAAAAAAGGAGGAATAAAAACAcccaaaaaaatctaa
- the phf10 gene encoding PHD finger protein 10 isoform X3, with amino-acid sequence MRKLPWGRNPRVVVILHGQTATNNDKNFHDDIEEVSNDGSQAPKRRRMGSGDSSRSFDTSSQELGPTYFSAENLTEYRWPSDGSGEYYMLQEQVSEYLGVTSFKRKYPDLERRDLSHKEKLYLREQNVITETQCTLGLTALRSDEVIDLMIKEYPGKHAEYSVILQERERQRIAKEYSKMQQQNPQKVEASKVPEYIKKAAKKAAEFNSNFNRERMEERRAYFDLQTHIIQVPQGRYKVLPPERTKTGPYPVALIPGQFQDYYKRYSPNELRYLPLNTALFEPPLDPELPALDSDGDSDDADENKGEEGKKNSDSSSGNTSDGDSQDSGVQSKGKAKDRTATPAKDATPRLNQHKSVPGYKKGKESNKKGKPEALIHCSQCKNSGHPSCLDMSEELVGLIKTYPWQCMECKTCTVCEQPHHEEEMMFCDKCDRGFHTFCVGLDSIPLGCWVCECCIKEFSTPKKKGGIKTPKKI; translated from the exons ATGCGCAAGCTTCCGTGGGGAAGAAATCCGCGAGTTGTTGTAATTCTGCATGGCCAGACagctaccaacaatgacaagaactTTCAC GATGACATTGAGGAAGTTTCCAATGATGGCAGTCAAGCTCCAAAAAGGCGGCGCATGGGTTCAGGCGACAGTTCCAGAAGTTTCGACACCTCCAGTCAGGAACTTGG GCCCACATACTTCTCAGCAGAAAATCTGACTGAGTACAGGTGGCCCTCAGATGGCAGTGGGGAGTACTATATGTTGCAAGAACAAGTCAGTGAATATCTGGGAGTGACTTCATTCAAGCGAAAATATCCAG aTTTGGAAAGGAGAGACCTCTCCCACAAGGAGAAGCTATATCTGAGGGAGCAAAATGTCATCACCGAGACACAGTGCACCTTGG GTTTGACTGCTTTACGAAGTGATGAAGTCATTGATTTAATGATCAAGGAGTACCCGGGCAAACATGCTGAGTATTCTGTCATTCTCCAAGAGAGGGAGCGTCAGAGGATAGCAAAAGAGTACTCT AAAATGCAGCAACAAAACCCTCAGAAGGTTGAAGCCAGTAAAGTGCCAGAGTACATAAAGAAAGCTGCCAAGAAAGCTGCAGAGTTCAACAGTAACTTCAACCGGGaaaggatggaagagagaagggcATATTTTGACCTTCAGACACAT ATTATCCAAGTACCCCAAGGGAGGTATAAAGTTCTTCCTCCAGAGAGAACCAAGACTGGACCCTATCCAGTGGCCCTCATCCCTGGGCAGTTCCAGGACTATTACAAAAG GTACTCTCCCAATGAGCTGCGCTACTTGCCCCTGAACACAGCCCTGTTCGAGCCCCCCCTTGACCCGGAGCTGCCTGCCCTGGACAGCGATGGGGACTCGGATGATGCAGATGAAAACAAGGGAGAAGAGGGCAAGAAAAATTCA GACAGCTCATCTGGAAACACCTCAGATGGGGACAGTCAGGACAGTGGAGTGCAGTCAAAGGGCAAGGCCAAGGACAGGACTGCCACCCCGGCTAAAGATGCCACCCCACGCCTCAACCAACACAAATCTGTCCCTGGGTACAAG AAGGGTAAGGAGTCCAACAAGAAAGGAAAGCCAGAAGCTCTCATTCACTGCTCACAGTGTAAGAACAGTG gtcACCCATCGTGCCTGGATATGAGTGAGGAGCTGGTGGGCCTGATTAAGACCTACCCGTGGCAGTGTATGGAGTGTAAGACGTGCACGGTGTGTGAGCAGCCCCAccacgaggaggagatgatgTTCTGTGACAAGTGTGACCGGGGCTTCCACACCTTCTGCGTGGGCCTAGACTCCATCCCTCTAG GTTGCTGGGTTTGTGAGTGTTGCATCAAGGAGTTCTCAACGCCCAAGAAAAAAGGAGGAATAAAAACAcccaaaaaaatctaa
- the phf10 gene encoding PHD finger protein 10 isoform X1 translates to MRKLPWGRNPRVVVILHGQTATNNDKNFHDDIEEVSNDGSQAPKRRRMGSGDSSRSFDTSSQELGPTYFSAENLTEYRWPSDGSGEYYMLQEQVSEYLGVTSFKRKYPDLERRDLSHKEKLYLREQNVITETQCTLGLTALRSDEVIDLMIKEYPGKHAEYSVILQERERQRIAKEYSKMQQQNPQKVEASKVPEYIKKAAKKAAEFNSNFNRERMEERRAYFDLQTHIIQVPQGRYKVLPPERTKTGPYPVALIPGQFQDYYKRYSPNELRYLPLNTALFEPPLDPELPALDSDGDSDDADENKGEEGKKNSDSSSGNTSDGDSQDSGVQSKGKAKDRTATPAKDATPRLNQHKSVPGYKPKVIPNAICGICQKGKESNKKGKPEALIHCSQCKNSGHPSCLDMSEELVGLIKTYPWQCMECKTCTVCEQPHHEEEMMFCDKCDRGFHTFCVGLDSIPLGCWVCECCIKEFSTPKKKGGIKTPKKI, encoded by the exons ATGCGCAAGCTTCCGTGGGGAAGAAATCCGCGAGTTGTTGTAATTCTGCATGGCCAGACagctaccaacaatgacaagaactTTCAC GATGACATTGAGGAAGTTTCCAATGATGGCAGTCAAGCTCCAAAAAGGCGGCGCATGGGTTCAGGCGACAGTTCCAGAAGTTTCGACACCTCCAGTCAGGAACTTGG GCCCACATACTTCTCAGCAGAAAATCTGACTGAGTACAGGTGGCCCTCAGATGGCAGTGGGGAGTACTATATGTTGCAAGAACAAGTCAGTGAATATCTGGGAGTGACTTCATTCAAGCGAAAATATCCAG aTTTGGAAAGGAGAGACCTCTCCCACAAGGAGAAGCTATATCTGAGGGAGCAAAATGTCATCACCGAGACACAGTGCACCTTGG GTTTGACTGCTTTACGAAGTGATGAAGTCATTGATTTAATGATCAAGGAGTACCCGGGCAAACATGCTGAGTATTCTGTCATTCTCCAAGAGAGGGAGCGTCAGAGGATAGCAAAAGAGTACTCT AAAATGCAGCAACAAAACCCTCAGAAGGTTGAAGCCAGTAAAGTGCCAGAGTACATAAAGAAAGCTGCCAAGAAAGCTGCAGAGTTCAACAGTAACTTCAACCGGGaaaggatggaagagagaagggcATATTTTGACCTTCAGACACAT ATTATCCAAGTACCCCAAGGGAGGTATAAAGTTCTTCCTCCAGAGAGAACCAAGACTGGACCCTATCCAGTGGCCCTCATCCCTGGGCAGTTCCAGGACTATTACAAAAG GTACTCTCCCAATGAGCTGCGCTACTTGCCCCTGAACACAGCCCTGTTCGAGCCCCCCCTTGACCCGGAGCTGCCTGCCCTGGACAGCGATGGGGACTCGGATGATGCAGATGAAAACAAGGGAGAAGAGGGCAAGAAAAATTCA GACAGCTCATCTGGAAACACCTCAGATGGGGACAGTCAGGACAGTGGAGTGCAGTCAAAGGGCAAGGCCAAGGACAGGACTGCCACCCCGGCTAAAGATGCCACCCCACGCCTCAACCAACACAAATCTGTCCCTGGGTACAAG CCTAAGGTCATACCCAATGCTATTTGTGGCATTTGTCAGAAGGGTAAGGAGTCCAACAAGAAAGGAAAGCCAGAAGCTCTCATTCACTGCTCACAGTGTAAGAACAGTG gtcACCCATCGTGCCTGGATATGAGTGAGGAGCTGGTGGGCCTGATTAAGACCTACCCGTGGCAGTGTATGGAGTGTAAGACGTGCACGGTGTGTGAGCAGCCCCAccacgaggaggagatgatgTTCTGTGACAAGTGTGACCGGGGCTTCCACACCTTCTGCGTGGGCCTAGACTCCATCCCTCTAG GTTGCTGGGTTTGTGAGTGTTGCATCAAGGAGTTCTCAACGCCCAAGAAAAAAGGAGGAATAAAAACAcccaaaaaaatctaa
- the phf10 gene encoding PHD finger protein 10 isoform X4 produces MDDIEEVSNDGSQAPKRRRMGSGDSSRSFDTSSQELGPTYFSAENLTEYRWPSDGSGEYYMLQEQVSEYLGVTSFKRKYPDLERRDLSHKEKLYLREQNVITETQCTLGLTALRSDEVIDLMIKEYPGKHAEYSVILQERERQRIAKEYSKMQQQNPQKVEASKVPEYIKKAAKKAAEFNSNFNRERMEERRAYFDLQTHIIQVPQGRYKVLPPERTKTGPYPVALIPGQFQDYYKRYSPNELRYLPLNTALFEPPLDPELPALDSDGDSDDADENKGEEGKKNSDSSSGNTSDGDSQDSGVQSKGKAKDRTATPAKDATPRLNQHKSVPGYKPKVIPNAICGICQKGKESNKKGKPEALIHCSQCKNSGHPSCLDMSEELVGLIKTYPWQCMECKTCTVCEQPHHEEEMMFCDKCDRGFHTFCVGLDSIPLGCWVCECCIKEFSTPKKKGGIKTPKKI; encoded by the exons GATGACATTGAGGAAGTTTCCAATGATGGCAGTCAAGCTCCAAAAAGGCGGCGCATGGGTTCAGGCGACAGTTCCAGAAGTTTCGACACCTCCAGTCAGGAACTTGG GCCCACATACTTCTCAGCAGAAAATCTGACTGAGTACAGGTGGCCCTCAGATGGCAGTGGGGAGTACTATATGTTGCAAGAACAAGTCAGTGAATATCTGGGAGTGACTTCATTCAAGCGAAAATATCCAG aTTTGGAAAGGAGAGACCTCTCCCACAAGGAGAAGCTATATCTGAGGGAGCAAAATGTCATCACCGAGACACAGTGCACCTTGG GTTTGACTGCTTTACGAAGTGATGAAGTCATTGATTTAATGATCAAGGAGTACCCGGGCAAACATGCTGAGTATTCTGTCATTCTCCAAGAGAGGGAGCGTCAGAGGATAGCAAAAGAGTACTCT AAAATGCAGCAACAAAACCCTCAGAAGGTTGAAGCCAGTAAAGTGCCAGAGTACATAAAGAAAGCTGCCAAGAAAGCTGCAGAGTTCAACAGTAACTTCAACCGGGaaaggatggaagagagaagggcATATTTTGACCTTCAGACACAT ATTATCCAAGTACCCCAAGGGAGGTATAAAGTTCTTCCTCCAGAGAGAACCAAGACTGGACCCTATCCAGTGGCCCTCATCCCTGGGCAGTTCCAGGACTATTACAAAAG GTACTCTCCCAATGAGCTGCGCTACTTGCCCCTGAACACAGCCCTGTTCGAGCCCCCCCTTGACCCGGAGCTGCCTGCCCTGGACAGCGATGGGGACTCGGATGATGCAGATGAAAACAAGGGAGAAGAGGGCAAGAAAAATTCA GACAGCTCATCTGGAAACACCTCAGATGGGGACAGTCAGGACAGTGGAGTGCAGTCAAAGGGCAAGGCCAAGGACAGGACTGCCACCCCGGCTAAAGATGCCACCCCACGCCTCAACCAACACAAATCTGTCCCTGGGTACAAG CCTAAGGTCATACCCAATGCTATTTGTGGCATTTGTCAGAAGGGTAAGGAGTCCAACAAGAAAGGAAAGCCAGAAGCTCTCATTCACTGCTCACAGTGTAAGAACAGTG gtcACCCATCGTGCCTGGATATGAGTGAGGAGCTGGTGGGCCTGATTAAGACCTACCCGTGGCAGTGTATGGAGTGTAAGACGTGCACGGTGTGTGAGCAGCCCCAccacgaggaggagatgatgTTCTGTGACAAGTGTGACCGGGGCTTCCACACCTTCTGCGTGGGCCTAGACTCCATCCCTCTAG GTTGCTGGGTTTGTGAGTGTTGCATCAAGGAGTTCTCAACGCCCAAGAAAAAAGGAGGAATAAAAACAcccaaaaaaatctaa